Below is a window of Calditrichota bacterium DNA.
CACGATGTACGGCAAGCAGCTCTGCCACTACTGGTACGACGGCGTCGACAAAGTGCTCGAAGGCAGCTTCGTCTATCGCGGCAGTCAGCCCGGCACGGGCATTCTCTCCGAAATGAAAAACGTCACCCGCCTTAAGAACAAGCGAATGACGATGCGATTGGGAGGGAAGGTGTACGAAATTATGCCCGCGTAGCGTGCCTCTGGACTGATTGCGCTTCGCAGGCGGCTTTAAGTTATTGCGAACGACGCCACAATGGAACAAAAGAGCCGGTCATTTGACCGGCTCTTTCTTCATTTCTTCCACCCGAACTTCTTGAAATCTACTTTGTCGCGATGGTCGAACTCTATGCCTTCGTGTTCGAGCAGTTTTCTTTGGATCTTCGCGGCCATCGGATTGCTGCGAATCGAGATGTAGCCTTGCGCATTGATGACTCTTTGCCACGGAACTCTTTCGACGTCTTCTTCATTCAGAGCATGGAGCGCGTAGCCGACCATGCGCGCATGACGTTCGAGTCCCGCGACGCGTGCAACTTGGCCGTAGCTGGCGACTTTGCCGCGCGGGATTTTCTTGACCGTGGCATAGATGCGTTTGTAGAGAGAGTCAGATTCCGGCGGGGAACCGCGCTTCGCGCTTAATCCCCGCTCGGCGATTTTGCTCGGTCGCTTCTTCGCAATCTTTTCAGACATCGTAGTTCAGCAGCTTGTAGATCATCAGGGCGCGGACGGTTAGTTCCGCGTCTTGTTTGTTCTCTTCGAGTGGATAGTACCACGACATATGTGCGGGAGTTTCTTCAAGCGTGAAGTGCCACATGCCGTCGGCATCCTGCTGTACTTCAAGTTCGTCGTAGAGCCAGCGCAAATGCTCGACTTCGCCCAAAACTCCCGCGCGCGCGCCATGCTCCAAGTCGAACAACATGCGCACGGGTTCGGCCAGATAAATTTGCTTGTCGGGAATCACAAGTCGGGAACTCTCCGGCAGCAAAACGTCCGACTGAGCTTCGGCTTCATTGAGCAGCTTTGCGACGAGCGCGCGCTTCTCGAGCGTTTGATCCGCCGGAGGCTGCCACCACGCCATAGCACAATACGCGGGCACCGAGGGAGACGGAGACTTCTTGTCGGCAAACCAATGCTGCCACTCGATCTTGATCAACTCAAGATAGGCGTCCAACAGCGGATGCGTGCCGCGGGTCGCGCGCGCAAGCAAATGCAAACAGATATCACGCACAAGCGAGCGCTGATTGGCCGCGAATTCCCACGTGGCCGGCTCCTGCGCGAGCGTGGGAAGCACAACCAACTCTACGGCTTGTTTGACCGCGGGATGCTCACTGGCTCCCGCTTCGCACAGCCACAGCACCGTCGCGGCAGTATGCGAGAGACGTTCGCCGAATGAGCCGTTGGGAAGTTGCTGAGAGGCAAGTTCAACCACGCGCGGATGTTTGAGCACGAGCGCTTTCGCGTCGGACGTTTCAATCCAGCTTTCGTCGCGGCCCATCACGTCGCGCAAAATCCGGTAACGCAATACCGGTCCGCAAGACTTATAGAGTTCTTGAAAACTCGGAGGAAGATCGGGTATCAAAGTATAGCAAAGTCTGAGTTATAGAGAGGAGGACGGGGTGCCTGATTCAGACACCCCGTGAGACATGGGTACAAGCAATCAAGTCAGGGTCTAATTTAACATTGTAATACCGCTCAAATCAACCTGAAATCTCGTATGATTCTGGTCGTTGGCAGTCACGAATATCATGTATTCCTGTCCGCCGTGGCTTGAACGGTACTGAAAATCATCAAAGTTGTCGCCTTCCGGGTACACCATGTAGATGTTGCCGTTGGGATCTTCAAGATCGGCGGAAAGACGAGCCACGCTGTTGCGAGTCGCATTCGGAAACGCGCCGTAATCAATCTCGTAGATAGAAAGCGCCGAGCGAAACGTCTGGACGTCCGCGATCGCCGCGGCGACGCGGGCGCGGTCCGTGGCTCCGAAAACTCGCGGCACGATAACCATCGAGAGCACGCCGATGATAACGCAGACAAGCTGCAATTCAAGTAATGTGAATCCTCTTTCAATCCTACGCATACTAACCTCCGTGTGGCTTCCGCAACATGAAAGAGCAACATGCGTACCATAGTAGGTATGGCGAACCTATTGAGTATTCGGGGCTAATTCAGCCGTTTTCGGGAATCATTTTTCGCAGTCGTTGAATTGAGCCAACACGTGGTGCAAATCAACCGGTCAAATGAACCAACTGAAGCGCGAAGAATGCTCCATATGAACGAGGAACCCACAGGC
It encodes the following:
- a CDS encoding MGMT family protein gives rise to the protein MSEKIAKKRPSKIAERGLSAKRGSPPESDSLYKRIYATVKKIPRGKVASYGQVARVAGLERHARMVGYALHALNEEDVERVPWQRVINAQGYISIRSNPMAAKIQRKLLEHEGIEFDHRDKVDFKKFGWKK
- a CDS encoding type II secretion system protein GspG is translated as MRRIERGFTLLELQLVCVIIGVLSMVIVPRVFGATDRARVAAAIADVQTFRSALSIYEIDYGAFPNATRNSVARLSADLEDPNGNIYMVYPEGDNFDDFQYRSSHGGQEYMIFVTANDQNHTRFQVDLSGITMLN